One Bombus pyrosoma isolate SC7728 linkage group LG7, ASM1482585v1, whole genome shotgun sequence genomic window carries:
- the LOC122569521 gene encoding uncharacterized protein LOC122569521 — MPALSPVAQQAIATVAFVCVAYTARQLYDYGSGLIMIDYRDKSALYGRELKPGEPPSWP, encoded by the coding sequence ATGCCAGCATTATCACCAGTGGCACAACAAGCTATAGCAACTGTTGCTTTTGTATGTGTAGCATACACTGCGCGTCAACTTTACGACTATGGCTCTGGGTTAATAATGATAGACTATCGTGATAAATCAGCATTATATGGAAGAGAATTAAAACCTGGAGAACCTCCATCTTGGCCATAA